The Apostichopus japonicus isolate 1M-3 chromosome 20, ASM3797524v1, whole genome shotgun sequence genome contains a region encoding:
- the LOC139962213 gene encoding uncharacterized protein — translation MEDFHLYSIILKITIFASIALNAANSQELGTPKSGGNIQEASYFFYQRSEYPRDCAEVKAQCSNNNSSGVFVIKPEGFDEPFEVFCENDVDGGGWTVIQRRVDGSINFDRSWSDYKEGFGFLRSEFWIGNQKLSFLTSQKNYQLRIDFENSAGSSFFATYEAFRISDEFSKFRIVSVGQSTGTVESFIETCPSNMVFKNCSCQTSCANPDVCEDTCSAEDDESCICPEGFFIKGDTCVPPEACGCYLTGRGVIPDGSSYVNDDCTERCSCEAGTLRCDSSFRCDANAVCEERSDTFGCHCREGFEGDGESCTRNEFTDCHDVYTSGLRNDGVYNIKPAGWPGSEFEVYCEMSNGGGWTVFQRRQDGSVDFYRTWDSYKTGFPDTATGELWLGNEKLYHMTNQKSYKMRIDLANRDGVSYNLNYDAFRISDEANNYRLETLGSFTGNIGYDFMAYHRGRDFTTHDDDNDGNSNNCASYNHGAWWYNYCYRSNLNGDYSSSSHTGVNLYNYDTSSYTEYSLRFTEMKIRPV, via the exons GGAACTCCAAAAAGTGGCGGAAACATTCAAG AAGCATCGTACTTTTTCTATCAACGTTCCGAATATCCCCGAGACTGCGCAGAAGTCAAGGCCCAGTGCTCAAACAATAACTCGAGTGGTGTGTTCGTAATAAAACCAGAGGGATTTGATGAACCATTTGAAGTATTCTGTGAGAATGACGTAGACGGCGGTGGTTGGACA GTGATTCAACGACGTGTGGATGGCTCAATTAACTTTGATCGGAGCTGGTCAGATTACAAGGAAGGCTTTGGTTTTCTGAGAAGTGAATTTTGGATCGGAAACCAAAAGCTGAGTTTCCTTACAAGTCAAAAGAATTACCAACTTCGAATTGATTTCGAGAATTCTGCAGGGTCTTCGTTTTTCGCCACCTACGAAGCTTTTCGAATCAGTGATGAGTTCAGCAAGTTTCGTATAGTCAGTGTTGGTCAAAGCACCGGAACAGTCG AATCCTTTATTGAAACTTGTCCAAGTAACATGGTTTTCAAGAATTGTTCCTGCCAAACGTCATGTGCGAACCCGGATGTCTGCGAGGATACCTGCAGCGCAGAGGATGACGAGTCTTGTATCTGTCCGgaaggattttttatcaaaggTGATACATGTGTACCCCCTGAAGCATGCGGCTGCTACTTAACAGGAAGAGGTGTTATTCCG GACGGTAGTAGCTACGTCAACGATGATTGTACAGAACGTTGTTCATGCGAGGCAGGTACCTTGAGATGCGATTCCAGCTTCAGATGCGATGCCAATGCTGTTTGTGAGGAGCGAAGCGATACATTTGGATGCCACTGCCGAGAGGGATTCGAAGGAGACGGAGAAAGTTGTACCCGCAATGAATTTACCGATTGTCATGATGTATATACATCTGGTTTAAGAAATGATGGCGTGTACAACATCAAACCAGCTGGTTGGCCTGGATCGGAATTTGAAGTCTACTGTGAGATGTCCAACGGAGGCGGTTGGACA GTATTTCAGAGACGTCAAGATGGTTCTGTTGATTTTTACCGCACCTGGGACAGCTACAAGACTGGGTTTCCCGATACAGCGACTGGGGAATTATGGCTAGGAAATGAAAAACTCTATCACATGACGAATCAAAAGAGCTATAAAATGCGCATTGATTTGGCAAACCGGGATGGCGTGTCGTATAATCTCAACTATGACGCATTTCGCATCAGCGACGAAGCGAACAATTACAGATTAGAAACCCTTGGTAGCTTTACCGGTAATATAG GTTACGACTTCATGGCTTATCACCGAGGGAGAGACTTCACAACACACGACGACGACAACGATGGTAATTCTAATAACTGTGCATCTTATAATCACGGTGCCTGGTGGTACAATTATTGCTATCGTTCAAACCTCAATGGGGACTACAGCAGCAGCAGTCATACTGGTGTCAATCTGTACAATTATGACACTAGTTCTTATACCGAATATAGTCTCAGATTTACAGAGATGAAAATACGACCTGTCTAA